The Streptomyces sp. NL15-2K genome contains a region encoding:
- a CDS encoding N-acetylmuramoyl-L-alanine amidase has translation MASPMSAGKFLAGLKAEGLTVVEVGDWEHHNRNHKGPWGPVHGVMIHHTVTKGSERTVKLCRDGYADLPGPLCHGVITKDGRVHLVGYGRANHAGLGDDDVLRAVIAEKALPHDNEANTDGNRHFYGFECENLGDGEDPWPAAQLEAIEKAAAAICRHHGWTERSVIGHREWQPGKTDPRGFTMASMRERIRNRLK, from the coding sequence ATGGCCTCACCCATGTCCGCGGGCAAGTTCCTGGCCGGGCTGAAGGCGGAGGGGCTCACCGTCGTCGAGGTCGGCGACTGGGAGCACCACAACCGCAACCACAAGGGCCCCTGGGGCCCGGTCCACGGCGTGATGATCCACCACACGGTGACCAAGGGCAGCGAGCGGACGGTGAAACTCTGCCGGGACGGCTACGCGGACCTGCCGGGGCCGCTGTGCCACGGCGTCATCACGAAGGACGGCAGGGTCCATCTCGTCGGGTACGGCCGCGCCAATCACGCCGGCCTCGGCGACGACGACGTACTGCGCGCGGTGATCGCCGAGAAGGCGCTGCCGCACGACAACGAGGCCAACACCGACGGCAACCGGCACTTCTACGGCTTCGAGTGCGAGAACCTCGGGGACGGCGAGGACCCCTGGCCCGCCGCCCAGCTGGAGGCGATCGAGAAAGCGGCCGCCGCGATCTGCCGCCACCACGGGTGGACGGAGCGGTCGGTCATCGGCCACCGGGAGTGGCAGCCGGGGAAGACGGACCCGAGGGGCTTCACGATGGCGTCGATGCGGGAGCGGATCCGGAACCGCCTGAAGTAA
- a CDS encoding pyridoxal-phosphate dependent enzyme, translating to MTSLDALQPRLPSPLQEIEDPRFTHHRVRLLLKRDDLIHPELVGNKYRKLAPNLTAAAGRTVVTFGGAYSNHLRATAAAGRLLGLPTVGVVRGQELADRPLNPSLTRCAADGMRLHFVDRSTYRHKAEPETLAAVLRAADAEGAYVVPEGGSNAEAVQGCRALGEELRGRADVVALACGTGGTLAGLAAGLAPDQRVVGVPVLKGGFLTADIQALQQRAFGGPRGSWHLDDRFHFGGYARTNAELDAFAEDFEDRHGLPVERLYVAKLLYGLVALAREGAFARGTTIAAVVTGRPFP from the coding sequence GTGACCAGCCTCGACGCCCTCCAGCCCCGGCTCCCGTCACCGCTGCAGGAGATCGAGGACCCCCGGTTCACCCACCACCGCGTCCGCCTCCTCCTCAAGCGCGACGACCTCATCCACCCTGAGCTGGTCGGCAACAAGTACCGCAAGCTCGCGCCGAACCTCACCGCCGCGGCCGGCCGTACCGTCGTCACCTTCGGCGGCGCGTACTCCAACCACCTGCGCGCCACGGCCGCCGCGGGCCGCCTGCTCGGTCTGCCCACCGTCGGTGTGGTCCGCGGCCAGGAACTGGCCGACCGCCCGCTGAACCCGTCGCTGACCCGGTGTGCGGCCGACGGCATGCGGCTGCACTTCGTCGACAGATCGACGTATCGCCACAAGGCCGAACCGGAGACCCTGGCGGCCGTCCTGCGCGCCGCGGACGCCGAGGGCGCGTACGTGGTCCCGGAGGGCGGCAGCAACGCCGAGGCCGTCCAGGGATGCCGCGCGCTCGGCGAGGAGCTGCGCGGGCGGGCCGACGTCGTCGCGCTCGCCTGCGGCACCGGTGGCACCCTCGCGGGCCTGGCCGCCGGGCTGGCACCGGACCAGCGTGTGGTGGGCGTCCCCGTCCTCAAGGGCGGTTTCCTGACCGCCGACATACAGGCCTTGCAGCAGCGTGCCTTCGGCGGCCCTCGAGGCAGCTGGCACCTCGACGACCGTTTCCACTTCGGTGGCTACGCCCGCACCAATGCCGAGCTGGACGCCTTCGCCGAGGACTTCGAGGACCGCCACGGCCTGCCCGTCGAGCGTCTCTATGTCGCCAAATTGTTGTACGGACTGGTGGCCCTGGCACGAGAGGGCGCCTTCGCGCGCGGGACGACGATCGCGGCCGTCGTCACCGGCCGCCCGTTCCCCTGA